A genome region from Hevea brasiliensis isolate MT/VB/25A 57/8 chromosome 7, ASM3005281v1, whole genome shotgun sequence includes the following:
- the LOC110638142 gene encoding nuclear transport factor 2B, which produces MEPDSVAKAFVEHYYTTFDANRAGLANLYQEGSMLTFEGQKIQGAQNIVAKLISLPFQQCQHSITTVDCQPSGPAGGMLVFVSGNLQLTGEQHALKFSQMFHLIPTPQGSFYVLNDIFRLNYA; this is translated from the exons ATGGAACCAGACTCGGTGGCGAAGGCATTTGTTGAGCACTATTACACCACTTTCGATGCGAACCGGGCGGGCTTGGCCAACCTCTACCAGGAGGGTTCGATGCTTACCTTCGAGGGCCAGAAGATCCAGGGCGCCCAAAATATCGTAGCCAAGCTCATTAGTCTTCCCTTCCAGCAGTGCCAGCACAGCATCACCACCGTTGACTGCCAGCCCTCTGGCCCGGCCGGTGGCATGCTTGTCTTTGTTTCTGGTAACCTCCAGCTCACCGGTGAACAACATGCCCTCAAGTTTAGTCAG ATGTTCCATTTGATTCCAACACCACAGGGGAGCTTTTATGTGTTGAACGACATTTTCCGGTTGAACTATGCATGA
- the LOC110638141 gene encoding histidine kinase 3: MSLLHVFGFGLKVGHLLWMLCCWIVSVISLNWFVNGEIVESKTGLLGDGGKMWLRVWEKISGNSCKMHHHYYQYIGSKRVRKTWWRRLLVAWVIGWIMVSLWILWYMSSQATEKRKETLASMCDERARMLQDQFNVSMNHVQAMSILISTFHHGMNPSAIDQRTFARYTEITAFERPLTSGVAYAVRVHHSEREQFEKQQGWTIKRMDTLEQNPVHKDDYTPELLEPSPIQEEYAPVIFAQDTISHVVSLDMLSGKEDRENVLRARESGTGVLTAPFRLLKTKRLGVILTFAVYKRDIPSNATPNERIQATDGYLGGVFDIELLVEKLLQQLASEQTIIVDVYDTTNQSHPISMYGSNVSDDGLQHVSSLNFGDPHRKHEMHCRFKQKPPWQWLAITTSFGVLVIALLIGHIFHATVNRIAKVEDDYHEMMELKKRAEAADIAKSQFLATVSHEIRTPMNGVLGMLHMLMDTDLDVTQRDYVRTAQASGKALVSLINEVLDQAKIESGKLELEDVQFNLRAILDDVLSLFSDKSQGKGVELAVYISNSVPEMLIGDPGRFRQIIINLMGNSIKFTHQGHIFVTVHLVEEVIDSIDTGTEPSSRNTLSGLPIADRRRSWAGFRAFSQEGSSRTLLPSPPDLINLIVSVEDTGEGIPLDSQSRIFTPFMQVGPSTSRKYGGTGIGLSISKCLVGLMNGEIGFVSIPKIGTTFTFTAVFANGCSNLNEYKSHKIGNQSNTIFSEFQGMTALVVDPRPVRAKVSRYHIQRLGIHVEVVYDLNQALCSISNENAVVNMVLIEQEVWDRDSSVSALFVSTIMKIDHDVSPKLFLLANSISSSKTNTATSGVYTLSAIMKPLRASMLAASLQRAMGVGNKGNPCNGELSNLLLGRKILIVDDNGVNLKVAAGALKKYGADVVCAESGEKAIKLLTPPHQFDACFMDIQMPEMDGFEATQKIRDKEHNFNNSIQNGDASVGTYENVPNWHVPILAMTADVIQATHEECRKCGMDGYVSKPFEAEQLYREVSRFFQSTSNVIL; encoded by the exons ATGAGTTTGCTCCATGTATTTGGGTTTGGTTTAAAGGTGGGGCATCTACTTTGGATGCTATGTTGCTGGATTGTATCAGTAATTTCTTTGAACTGGTTCGTTAATGGTGAAATTGTGGAGAGCAAGACTGGTTTGCTTGGTGATGGTGGCAAGATGTGGCTCAGGGTCTGGGAGAAGATCTCAGGAAATAGTTGCAAGATGCACCATCACTACTACCAGTATATTGGGTCGAAGAGAGTTAGAAAAACATGGTGGAGAAGGCTCTTGGTGGCATGGGTAATTGGCTGGATCATGGTCTCTTTATGGATCTTATGGTACATGAGCTCGCAAGCCACTGAGAAGAGGAAAGAGACCCTTGCAAGCATGTGTGATGAGAGGGCCAGGATGCTACAGGATCAGTTTAATGTGAGCATGAACCATGTACAGGCCATGTCCATTTTGATTTCAACCTTTCACCATGGCATGAACCCTTCTGCTATTGATCAG AGGACTTTTGCAAGGTACACAGAAATAACTGCTTTTGAGAGGCCCCTCACAAGTGGTGTGGCATATGCTGTAAGGGTGCACCACTCTGAAAGGGAACAATTTGAGAAACAACAAGGCTGGACGATTAAGAGGATGGATACCCTTGAGCAAAATCCAGTTCATAAAGATGACTATACCCCAGAGTTACTGGAGCCATCCCCAATTCAAGAAGAATATGCCCCTGTCATCTTTGCACAGGATACCATTTCACATGTGGTTTCTCTTGATATGCTGTCTGGAAAA GAAGACCGTGAAAATGTGTTACGTGCTAGAGAATCAGGAACAGGGGTTCTAACTGCTCCTTTTAGGTTACTCAAAACTAAACGCCTTGGAGTTATATTGACATTTGCTGTCTACAAGAGAGATATCCCCTCAAATGCGACTCCAAATGAGAGGATTCAAGCGACTGACGG GTATCTTGGAGGAGTCTTTGATATCGAATTGCTTGTGGAAAAGCTACTGCAACAACTTGCAAGTGAACAAACTATCATAGTGGATGTGTATGACACTACTAATCAATCTCACCCCATCAGCATGTATGGCTCAAATGTATCAGATGATGGGTTGCAACATGTTAGCTCTCTTAATTTTGGAGATCCCCATAGAAAGCATGAGATGCATTGCAG ATTCAAACAAAAGCCACCATGGCAATGGTTAGCAATAACAACTTCATTTGGGGTTCTTGTGATTGCATTGCTTATTGGACATATTTTCCACGCGACTGTAAATCGAATTGCCAAAGTTGAAGATGATTATCATGAAATGATGGAGCTTAAAAAACGAGCTGAGGCAGCTGATATTGCAAAATCTCAG TTTCTTGCTACAGTTTCTCATGAGATCAGAACCCCAATGAATGGAGTTCTAG GAATGTTACATATGCTTATGGACACAGATCTAGATGTAACTCAACGAGATTATGTCAGAACTGCACAAGCCAGTGGAAAAGCTCTTGTCTCATTAATCAATGAGGTTTTAGATCAAGCAAAAATTGAATCTGGTAAGCTTGAGCTTGAGGATGTGCAGTTCAATCTACGGGCAATATTGGATGATGTATTATCACTCTTTTCTGACAAGTCTCAAGGGAAAGGAGTAGAG TTGgcagtttacatctctaatagtGTTCCTGAAATGCTAATTGGTGATCCAGGGAGGTTCCGGCAAATCATCATCAATCTCATGGGAAATTCAATAAAA TTCACACATCAAGGGCACATCTTTGTGACCGTCCATCTTGTGGAGGAGGTGATTGACTCCATAGATACAGGGACAGAACCATCATCAAGGAACACCTTGAGTGGTTTGCCCATTGCAGATAGACGCCGCAGCTGGGCTGGATTTAGGGCTTTCAGTCAGGAGGGATCTAGTCGTACTCTTTTGCCATCCCCTCCTGACCTTATCAATCTAATCGTTTCTGTTGAGGATACAGGAGAAGGGATCCCTCTTGATTCCCAATCTCGCATTTTTACTCCTTTCATGCAGGTTGGTCCATCCACTTCTCGAAAGTATGGAGGCACTGGGATTGGCCTAAGTATAAGCAAGTGTTTGGTTGGCCTCATGAATGGGGAAATTGGGTTTGTAAGCATACCCAAGATTGGGACCACCTTTACATTTACTGCTGTTTTTGCCAATGGCTgctccaatttaaatgagtacaagAGTCACAAAATCGGCAACCAGTCTAACACTATCTTTTCTGAATTTCAAGGCATGACAGCGTTAGTTGTGGATCCAAGGCCTGTTAGGGCCAAGGTTTCAAGATATCATATTCAGCGGCTTGGAATTCATGTTGAAGTGGTTTATGATTTAAATCAAGCTTTATGTAGCATAAGCAATGAGAATGCAGTTGTCAACATGGTCCTTATTGAACAGGAAGTTTGGGATAGGGATTCAAGTGTTTCAGCTCTATTTGTCAGTACTATAATGAAAATTGATCACGATGTTTCTCCAAAACTATTCCTTCTGGCTAATTCTATCAGTTCTTCCAAAACAAATACTGCAACTTCTGGTGTTTATACCCTAAGTGCCATCATGAAGCCCCTTAGGGCAAGTATGCTGGCTGCATCGTTACAACGAGCAATGGGTGTTGGGAACAAGGGGAATCCATGCAATGGGGAACTCTCCAACCTTCTTCTTGGGAGAAAAATTCTTATTGTAGATGACAATGGTGTGAACCTCAAAGTAGCTGCTGGTGCTTTGAAAAAGTATGGAGCTGATGTGGTCTGTGCAGAGAGTGGGGAAAAGGCAATCAAATTGCTTACTCCACCCCACCAGTTTGATGCCTGTTTCATGGATATCCAGATGCCAGAAATGGATGG GTTTGAAGCTACACAGAAAATACGGGATAAAGAACACAATTTCAACAATTCTATTCAAAATGGAGATGCTTCAGTTGGAACCTATGAAAATGTTCCAAATTGGCATGTTCCCATCTTAGCAATGACTGCAGATGTAATCCAAGCTACACATGAGGAATGCCGAAAGTGTGGAATGGATGGATATGTTTCTAAGCCATTTGAAGCTGAACAACTGTATAGGGAGGTTTCACGATTTTTCCAGTCAACTTCCAATGTGATTTTATAG